TTACAAGTCTCAAAAGGAAGAAGCAAATTCGGCAACATCAAGAGATGAAAGAAAAATCTGGCAGTACTATCAGAACTGAAATTTCAGCCTCCATTAAAATCAGCAGAATAACAAAATTCTCAAAAACTAAAAGAACTAATAAGCCAGTTGGTCAGATCAAATATATAATCCATACATATAAACCGATAGGCAAAGACTTTTCTCCCACATCCTAATAAGAAAGTATTGCCATTTCTAACTTCCTACAGCTTTAAACAAGCAACACAGCTAAAAGACTTTTAGTTgacaaactaaaaataactaggaaGCAGCCAATATGGAATAAACACCACAAGGCAAAACCAGAAAACTGCATGATCTCAAATAAAGATGCATAAACTCAATAGGCGATCCTAACAGACGAACAAGGAAACAAGTAAACGAAGTAgtcaaaaactaaaaaatatgacTAGTTTCGTGAGTTAGGACTGTGATAAAAAAGATTGTGTGGTCACTATCAAACTCTCTCACATTAAAAGGCTTAAAAGATGATTCCAACATTGACAAAAGTGAGATCTACACATGTATTTGCttaaatgcatatatatatatatagttcaattgattaaattaatcaatgaaACAATGACACACAACCTTTCCATCCATCACTTTCTTTGAATGAACATTCTCTTGTCCATTTCAACATTAAAACAAAGTTAGCTAGAATAAGCTGCAACAGTGATATAAGAGCCACAATATAGTAAAAATTTAACACTTAACTCAAAACAAacctttcatttaaaatattagcgtaattaattaaaaatgcaaAAACTTGATAGAAAACCTTTCATTTTAAATGAGGTTGTCCAAACAGTAACTAAAAATGCAAAAACTTGATAGAAAACCTCAACACATGAACACATGTCAAGTCTTCAGAAATATGCCATTAATTAAAAAGTTCCAGCTTGTTCTTTAAGTACTTTTTTTATCACTGATGAGAAGGAAAAAAGTTAGTTCATCTAATTCTCTTTAAAGACTTATTACAAACAGTTTCAGGGTTTAATCTAATATTTTGTATCCATTCATGATAAGCACCCAATTAATGAATAAACTACATTTATACAAcgcaaaaagaaaaaggaaaaagactcACATCTAGAACGACAATCTGAGCATCAGAGTTCTTAATCAATGGGGCATTAGATGAAAATCTTCGATTTCCAGCGCTGGCAAACTGAACAAGAGGAAAATGATTAATTTTTAGTTATTCTCTGTATAATAAAACTATTATTCACATGGTATTGAAATACAAATATTCTGGTTGCCTCTCAACTTTTTTAACAGcgacaaaataaagaaaaatactcATCTACTACTATATATAGGTGTGccctattttttaatattatcaaTAACTTAATATATGAAACTTGTAGGTAGACTGATCTGCAGATACCTTATATGTACTCAATAGATTTGGAGGAGCAGTGCTAATTGGTAGACTTAACTCAGTCCTTAATGCCACAGTATGCATTACTTTGACAGCTTTCAATGGATATCTTTGTTGTAATCACAAAATTAGACGGCAGatatgtaaaataaaataaaggaaatgACAAGACAAGACAGAAAATTTGCATCAGACAAGAGGAAAAAGTCATACATAACTAATAACTCTCAAGTGTTTAAGAATCATTAACATTTTTTGAACTAGAGAATACTACTATAATTATTTTTGTGGGATACACATTACTACAAAGAAAGCAAAAAATTTAGAAAACCAACATATTTATTGagttttgataatactttttcaatagccATTGCACATTGGAAATATATTAAGAGGCCACCCAAGGCCAAATGAATTAGTTAACTTACTTTCCATGGGCAGTTTCTCCAAAAAGCATGACCGCATCAGCACCTTCCCGTACTGCAATTGCAATGTCAGAGACTTCTGCCCTTGTTAATGTAGGATGATTAATCATGCTCTCCAGCATGTTTGTTGCTACAATACCTGGTTTCTGCATTCTCTGACACCTTCTAATTATGTCCTCCTGTACGTAACAAGGAAATTTCATTCATGTCAGAATTTGAGACAAATTCAAGATTTTAACTtcagtattttaaataataatcatttgaaaAGATGAACttatcatatatacatatatatgggtCCAAAGACATGAAAAGGAGATAAATACGCTGCATGCACTGAGCAGGGATGGCAATATATTTTCAATGATACGATATGCTACATCATGAATAAAACGTTCTACATATGGTTATTCAAACTGTTTCCCAAAGCCACAGTGTGCAGCATTCCTTGAATAAGTCAAATGATTAGCAGTTAGTCACGTCTTTATCAGTCTACCTCAAGATGTGCCTATGTTATAAATAGCTGAGAATTACTTTCTAGCCTCACTTTGTGAATGAGTTTCTCTTTTAGTAAGGAAAAAAATGTGAATGGATTTGATTTTCCCCAACTTGGTCCAAGAATTGATGCATAAAAGTCAAAGTTTTTCTTATTATGCATTAATCGGTAACTAATACTTTATCAAGTAGTGTTCACAGCAAGTGAAAAGGAGTCCTCAATATTCCACCAGGAAAAGAGATTCCAAACAGAAATAATATTACttgaaaaaattatcaaaaccaCAATATTTCAAAATCCTTTAATACTCTCAAGTATAAATGTCATCAACTTTCTCTACAACGTGCATGATAAAGAAGTAATAAAAACGATACCTAAAATCCATGTCTTACTTGTAACAGAGGAACATCCTCAATCGAAAGTTCAGCTCCAAGGTCCCCACGAGCAACCATTGCCTAGTAATAAACTTGTTAATATGATGAATAAAAAGATATGAATTCTTCTGTTCTTTAGCAGAAATGAACATGTGGTTTAGCTCTTTTTCTGTAATTCCTTGTCCTTCTCAATGATTTGGATaatgttttgaataaaataatgagagagagGGGGTACGGTACCAACAATGATCACTGAAGGGTGGATAGGTGTACTAAAGATATAATCTATGACTAAATAAGTGACCACTGATTCACAAAGAGACACTGGAACTAACCCCATCATATGCAGGAATAATTGAATGAAGATTTGGGATAGAGTCTGCACTTTCAATTTTTACAATCATGTGAATGTCTGCATTGCAACCtagaaaagagattttaaaaaattagttctAAACAAGTAACTGGAGTCAAATAACTGGTACTGAACAAATTGATGATAGAAATAATATTTTACTTTTAAGATAATCTTTCTACTCATGAACCACTCTAGCATCTTTTACAAAAGAGACAGCATAGAAATCGACTTGGTTGTCCACTCCAAACTTGATATCTTCCCAGTCTTTATCTGTACTTGTGGAGGGACCAATTGTACAAACTATCTTCATTTTTCTTCGATTGTTCGAAGTCGCCCTTGCCTAGCCCATAGAGTAATATTCAATGGACTGATCATCATAAAGAGAGTACTTGtcctgaaaaagaagaaaaccaaaagaaaaaaaacataaattatgaATACTTCAAGTTTACATAATGCTTTTTTAAATAAGAATTAACAAAACATGAATAATAATATGCACATCCACTTCAAAAATTCACCATGGCTTTATATGTTTCCGGAAACCATGCAAGGGAAagaatatatatacacatgtaaCCTTATAACAGTCCCTTAAAATTGTACAATTACCATATAGAGAACATTTCCATAAAACAAAACCCCAATAGGGTGAATTTAACAACTCCAAAAATGAAACGGAATGACCAAAGTTAAAGAATCAATTCAAAAAAATGGAAACAGGCATAGCTCATCTTCGTTTACGTTATTACGAGGCTTCCCAAATTTCCCAGCAACCAAACAGCAAAAACAAACAAAGTCATAGCCACTCAAAACCAAAACCCAGAACGAAAAGTATACATACAGGGCTCCCCGCAAGGCCATTAGGCGAGTTGAGCTGGCCTCGGTATCTCTCCTTGGCTATCTTCATGGATCTAACAGTGAATGCATGGCTCTTCTGGCACGTTTCTTTCTGGGTCTAGATTGAAATGCAAGGAAATCGCTAAGGCGCTTGGAGGATGGTAGAAAATCAGGGGTCCTCTCGGGTTTGAGGAGAGACATTCTTGTCGAAATGTTAAGAGCCGCCATTGAAGAAGACAACTCTGAGAAAAACTGACTGAAACCCCCTTCGtgagaccgagccacccaccccctcctcgagaccgagccacccaccccCTTTGTGAGACCGAGCCACCCACGACCCTGAGCCCGTCGTTTTCACAAGACCCAAGAGCCCTTGTCATTTGCGCCGTTTTCCGATGATAGGGAAGGTCAATTTTTCAAATTAGgggagagaagagagaaaggTTGTGATGGAGATGGGGTGGAGTTGTGCGATGGAGCCCCTGTCAAAGTGATTTGGGCAGAGAGAAAGGAATGAAGTGAGAGAAAGAAAAATTGGATTTGGGCAAAAAGTTaaccaattttttcatttggcggttaatttttttttgtccCGCACCTATAATCAAATTTTACCTTTTTTAATCTtacttattataatactttttgaaaaaacttatattaatgtgttatgGAAATAGAGATTTGTTGTAGtgatggtaaacattggggtttactagctaagcaactataagcctcaaaatacattgaggtttgctagctaagcaactataagccccaagaaacataaaagtattggggttttctatttaagcaactataagccccaatatatatcataatatataataacatatcataacataacatattatagcataatcataacatataagcatataataactatcctattttcctaaacaataccgggatatgagaacaaggacaagatttttgaacactcctaaaaccaacaataagaaggtgagtattctaaagaaagagatgataaagaaatgaactataCCACCAAGatgaagcttaccgaaaagaaaccttaagttcaaagaacttatatacctaaccaagaatggaaaacattgaggtaggatttgagtaaagaaaactataagaaactaatgaaatatacagaaatgaactaggaataggaatacctttgaatgcactagaaccgaactacatctcgatatagaaaaacacactattatcttacttcccaagtgtttataaagcttaagatgataaagcttataccccaaccaaagtgtttatcactctatagaatTACTATCAGATgaaaggctctgaacacagcttgaagaatgagagaaatggctgggtactaggtcctatttatagagttcaaggtgtggaaagatcttcttttagcttgaataaaaataatgactataaattgaaaaacattttaatattcgttcagcagaggcttaagacttggtcaaaacgttcagagacTTGTCAAAAGGTtaagtgttgaattgagctcggtttaaaaaatatttgaaaaggAAACCCTAGAGCCAATATATTGCCCATTGTAGGTGATATAccgcctgggcttatatcccgaggctcgtcgatgcgtttgtacgaagttcacgtgtttttcgtattccccgtgtggcgatatatcggctcctagaatgtgatatatcggcatacgtgaatatattaaacacgtaattgcacattatcagcttaatttgaaatgataaaacaggtttgactgagtaatacgagattccagcagtTTTCTGGAAGGgtttagagcttctagaaacctctATTTTTGAATCATCCacttaaaaatacttaaatcctcaaataaacaaggttgTGAAAAatttcatgctcttaatggtctaggaaaattctagagctttcttgaactttctttctatttaaactatagttaaatccttaaataaacatgcacacgacaagtgtcatgttcttattagtCCTATCTAAaacttatagtataataaatgacatcttaataatcaactatattaatcaaaccttatgttataattaatattcttaaactataggttaaacttattgttatccccaaaaatggagattgatgacgtggcaatagaggtgacaaatggcagtacatggtctgtaaaagacacattaaatagtcaataaatacattgactcctcagagtagtgataaagtgacccggtagactgatgaagagttttgactgctttagagtgtcacatccaagccaagtacatccgaggagcagtccaagtgcccggtcggaccttggtccgatggAAGGCCAAGGTGAGGTCggaccttggttcgaggagaactcaagagagtggtcctaggagaccccaaggatgtggtcctaggagaccccaagagagtgatcctaggagaccccaagggtgagGTCCaacgaggagaccccaaggatgtgatcctaggagagctaaggagagtgcatcctaggagagctaaggagagtgtatcctaggagatcccaagggtgtggtccgaggagaaacatggcatgctagaggagagtgccatgttagaggagagaagtgcatgtcctaccaccatgcacgtccgaccaacaaatgtttgtcctaccaccatgcacatgtccgaccagcacttgcatgagtggtcagtaggagaggtggatcaactagctagaggaggactaagtcaagattcccagaaacaacttcaacaagatacgcgggaatctctcattcttcccacaaatggggggtttggttacattttgaatgttctttgtaatttaaatttaataaatataataaaatatcccgattctaggggagatCAGATGTATGAcgctaagcctataaatagagggcttatgggattagagagggcttcttctgcttcttctttctagagagagaaaatttgggtctgagtattctagagagagaaagtgctggcatttgaaagaattcttgtatttttgcaatctgtactgaagaaactcagttggctcagtccatctgatcttgagtacagatctataaatcacaactctaagtggattaggctattaccgacaatcggggctgaaccactataaaatctcttgtgttatttggttttcttgattaaactgtctgtgttgtttaaattctcttaaaggttcatcgtttttgacgttctcacgtcgttggctaaaaacacagtcaacacttataaaatctataagtgctgctacgagtgttcaactaagtcccggcttgaaccaaaatccacagtaataagcATACTACAACTatctattactactactactatctaactagctaagtaaacattctgtgACTCTACAATGCCCTAGGtcacttgatggttacccttgtgtaatgacccaactattctagactttggaccattaatgaaaactatacataaacactaattcctAATAACACTTACAAATGacaagatcataactttattaaaacttaaaaataacaaaagtcaaatttatacaaaatttgaagttaggatatgggatcccattgttttaaaatcaaaacataacttaattgtaataaaaagGAGATTACATAAAtcggtgcggaaaatacacataaaccataaaacaaagacttcatcctcgaaaccgaaactctcgactccttgaatccattccgcctcaatacacattccccaagcttccaagaatatttcccgccactaaagctattttcctgcacatacaaacaaaaaggagtgagcctaatgcccagcaaggaaaatctaacatatagccatatacataaaaattcataatgcaacataaaaacatatcataacacttatgtcacatacatactataatggccattattacttggggttccataaactaaacaagtcatatgcccattagattagtggggtcttgctagctaagcaagtcatatgcccataatctatttggggcttgttagtcatataggtcatattgcccaagtctacaatcatacttaacataacatattacataacataaaatcataagataacatataaaagcatataacacataaatcttatcctattttccttaccaaaataaccgggatatgagaactgatttgggaccttggaacactcctaaaaacaatttaaaatatggtgagtatagaaaagggatgaaagtgaagaaggatctatgctatatacttaccaaaaaccttgtgcttaagaacttagatttcctaaccaagaataagaataaggttagaatgagtagaagactatgagaacttaaaaaacataaatacagaaatggactagagtttggaaataccttgaaaaCTTCTATGGTCAAtataaaccttgaaccgaaatgtgaataaaccttacttacccaagtgtttgataagcttatagtgatcaagcttataattcccaacccaagtgtttacactctcacactcacctagcaacttgtagcctctgaacttagagtaatagatgaataatggatgggtactaggtctcatttatagagtttaggaatgaagagatcttcatttaacttgaataaaaataatggctttttaagtgaaa
The Humulus lupulus chromosome 6, drHumLupu1.1, whole genome shotgun sequence DNA segment above includes these coding regions:
- the LOC133784456 gene encoding pyruvate kinase isozyme G, chloroplastic-like; the encoded protein is MKFPCYVQEDIIRRCQRMQKPGIVATNMLESMINHPTLTRAEVSDIAIAVREGADAVMLFGETAHGKYPLKAVKVMHTVALRTELSLPISTAPPNLLSTYKRWKSKIFI